The Pseudofrankia inefficax genome window below encodes:
- a CDS encoding SAM-dependent methyltransferase has product MSTATWDRFERRLRRAYAKRSLRTTFTVQMSDGFTFQVGDDQPRFSMVSRSAAGDQALTSMDLFQVGDAFIGGTVEVEGDVVAALASRKVFSDFHPLVWARRFAPLAVGGRAQRKADDEAIAAHYDEDADFFTTFLDSEYRCYTHGVFTSDAEPLEDAMANKMRYAYDALELSPGARVLEVGGGWGAFLQYGSEQGAQVTSLTLSRASEMFMNELAKDRGFDDAAVVRQHLFAYESAEPYDALVNMGVTEHLPDYAATLRKYAALVRPGGLVYLDAVAMRRKHHLSSFMSRHIYPGRSTPMVLHEYLACVARSPQFRVRTVIEDTRNYLLTCRAWALRLDAAREQVTERWGAELYLKFRAFLWGSTAGFVTGQLQAYRVVLERLGTGDVAELPA; this is encoded by the coding sequence ATGAGCACGGCTACCTGGGACCGCTTCGAGCGCCGGCTCCGGCGGGCCTACGCGAAGAGGTCGTTGCGGACGACGTTCACCGTCCAGATGTCGGATGGCTTCACATTCCAGGTCGGCGACGACCAGCCTCGGTTCTCGATGGTCAGCCGGTCGGCGGCCGGTGACCAGGCGCTGACCTCCATGGACCTGTTCCAGGTCGGCGACGCGTTCATCGGCGGCACGGTCGAGGTCGAGGGCGACGTGGTCGCGGCGCTCGCCTCCCGGAAGGTGTTCTCGGACTTCCACCCACTCGTCTGGGCCCGGCGGTTCGCTCCGCTGGCGGTCGGCGGCCGCGCGCAGCGCAAGGCCGACGACGAGGCGATCGCCGCCCACTACGACGAGGACGCGGACTTCTTCACCACGTTCCTCGACTCGGAATACCGGTGCTACACACACGGCGTCTTCACGTCGGACGCCGAGCCGCTCGAGGACGCGATGGCGAACAAGATGCGCTACGCCTATGACGCCCTGGAGCTGTCCCCCGGCGCCCGGGTGCTGGAGGTCGGCGGCGGGTGGGGCGCGTTCCTCCAGTACGGCTCCGAGCAGGGCGCCCAGGTGACGTCCCTGACCCTGTCCCGGGCATCCGAGATGTTCATGAACGAGCTCGCCAAGGACCGCGGGTTCGACGACGCGGCGGTCGTGCGCCAGCACCTGTTCGCCTACGAGAGCGCCGAGCCCTACGACGCGCTGGTGAACATGGGCGTCACCGAGCACCTGCCCGACTACGCGGCCACGCTGCGCAAGTACGCCGCGCTGGTCCGCCCTGGCGGCCTGGTCTACCTGGACGCCGTCGCGATGCGCCGCAAGCATCACCTGTCGAGCTTCATGAGCCGGCACATCTACCCCGGGCGCTCCACGCCGATGGTGCTGCACGAGTACCTGGCCTGCGTCGCCCGCTCGCCGCAGTTCCGGGTCCGGACGGTGATCGAGGACACCCGCAACTACCTGCTGACCTGCCGGGCCTGGGCGCTGCGCCTCGACGCGGCCCGCGAGCAGGTCACCGAACGCTGGGGGGCCGAGCTGTACCTGAAGTTCCGCGCGTTCCTGTGGGGCTCGACGGCCGGGTTCGTGACCGGCCAGCTGCAGGCCTACCGGGTCGTGCTGGAGCGGCTCGGCACCGGCGACGTCGCCGAGCTGCCGGCCTGA
- the lspA gene encoding signal peptidase II has protein sequence MGEAPTSEGGVREPGDESVARAYLDWGKEPEPTAGKATGAHAGPPAATRADGASGGVTLPGDEDGELRGGGSAPRAPRPVARTPVRVLLATAVGIVLLDAITKIIVVATLSNHAPVTLIPGVLQLELTRNSGAAFSIGGGATVLFSLIAVAVVVIVARTARRLASVAWAVVLGAIVGGAVGNLVDRLVRAPGPLRGHVVDWIYLHHWPIFNVADSSIVIAAVLAVILSALGIGLDGGRYSRADQAAAPGPPVEQPPAGRG, from the coding sequence GTGGGAGAGGCACCGACCAGCGAGGGTGGCGTGCGCGAGCCGGGCGACGAGTCCGTCGCGCGCGCGTATCTGGACTGGGGCAAGGAGCCGGAACCGACGGCTGGGAAGGCCACCGGCGCGCACGCCGGTCCGCCCGCGGCGACGCGGGCCGACGGTGCGTCCGGCGGGGTCACCCTGCCCGGCGACGAAGACGGAGAGCTCCGGGGCGGAGGGTCCGCCCCTCGGGCACCCCGACCAGTCGCGCGCACGCCCGTGCGGGTTCTGCTCGCCACCGCGGTCGGAATCGTCCTGCTCGACGCCATCACGAAGATCATCGTTGTGGCGACGCTCTCCAACCACGCGCCGGTGACGCTGATCCCGGGGGTGCTCCAGCTGGAGCTGACCCGCAACTCCGGTGCCGCGTTCAGCATCGGGGGCGGCGCCACGGTGCTGTTCAGCCTGATCGCCGTGGCCGTGGTCGTCATCGTCGCGCGCACCGCCCGCCGGCTGGCCTCGGTCGCCTGGGCCGTCGTGCTCGGCGCGATCGTCGGCGGCGCCGTCGGGAACCTCGTCGACCGGCTGGTACGCGCGCCTGGTCCACTGCGCGGCCACGTGGTCGACTGGATCTACCTGCATCACTGGCCGATCTTCAACGTGGCCGACTCGTCGATCGTCATCGCCGCCGTGCTCGCGGTGATCCTCTCGGCGCTGGGTATCGGCCTGGACGGCGGCCGGTACAGCCGAGCGGACCAGGCAGCCGCGCCGGGGCCGCCTGTCGAGCAGCCCCCGGCCGGCCGGGGATGA
- a CDS encoding RluA family pseudouridine synthase translates to MTPVPAEAGSPVSRRPGEQRSLPVPDGLDGLRLDAAIARMFGLSRTVAAALVDDGQVSVDGAAPGRSDRVRGGAWLEVELPPSPRPVTEVIATPVDGLTIVHEDDDLVVVDKPVGVAAHPAPGYTGPTVIGALAAAGYRISTSGAAERQGVVHRLDVGTTGVMVVAKSELGYAALKRAFREREVDKRYRAVVQGHPDPLRGTVDAPIDRHPRKPGLFAVVADGKPSVTHYDLEEAFRAASLLEVRLETGRTHQIRVHMSALRHPCVGDLAYGADPTLAEKLGLRRQWLHAFQLSFEHPADGRLVTFTSPDPPDLAEALERLRAMS, encoded by the coding sequence ATGACGCCGGTGCCGGCCGAGGCCGGCTCCCCCGTCTCCCGCCGCCCGGGCGAGCAACGCTCGCTGCCGGTACCCGACGGCCTGGACGGGCTGCGCCTCGACGCCGCGATCGCGCGGATGTTCGGCCTGTCCCGCACCGTCGCCGCCGCGTTGGTCGACGACGGCCAGGTCAGCGTGGACGGAGCCGCGCCCGGCCGCTCCGACCGCGTGCGCGGTGGCGCGTGGCTGGAGGTCGAGCTGCCGCCCTCGCCGCGCCCGGTCACCGAGGTGATCGCGACCCCCGTCGACGGCCTGACGATCGTGCACGAGGACGACGACCTCGTCGTCGTCGACAAGCCCGTCGGGGTCGCGGCGCACCCGGCACCTGGCTACACCGGGCCGACCGTGATCGGTGCGCTCGCCGCCGCGGGCTACCGGATCTCCACCTCCGGGGCGGCCGAGCGGCAGGGGGTCGTGCATCGGCTCGACGTCGGCACCACCGGGGTCATGGTGGTCGCCAAGAGCGAGCTGGGCTACGCGGCGCTCAAGCGGGCGTTCCGCGAGCGTGAGGTCGACAAGCGCTACCGCGCGGTCGTCCAGGGCCACCCCGACCCGCTGCGCGGCACCGTGGACGCCCCGATCGACCGGCATCCCCGCAAGCCGGGCCTGTTCGCCGTCGTCGCCGACGGGAAGCCCAGCGTCACCCACTACGACCTCGAAGAGGCGTTCCGCGCCGCGTCGCTGCTCGAGGTCCGGCTGGAGACCGGCCGCACCCACCAGATCCGGGTGCACATGTCCGCGCTGCGCCACCCCTGCGTCGGGGACCTGGCCTACGGCGCCGACCCGACCCTGGCCGAGAAGCTCGGCCTGCGCCGCCAGTGGCTGCATGCCTTCCAGCTGTCCTTCGAGCATCCGGCGGACGGCCGGCTGGTCACCTTCACCAGCCCGGACCCGCCCGATCTCGCCGAGGCGCTGGAGCGGCTCCGGGCGATGTCGTGA